The sequence TGGCGCGAAACCGTACGCCGGGATGCCGCTCGATCGCCTGCAAAACCACTTCGGCGTCATTAAACTGGGGCAGGTATCGGGGATGGGCAAAGCTCGTCGCTTCGACTCGGGTAAAGCCGATTTGCTGGATCCGGTTGAGGATGCGGACCTTGTCGGCCGTGGCAATAATGGCGGCTTCATGTTGCAAGCCGTCGCGAGCCCAGCACTCACCGATGACCACTTTTTTGTCAGTTACATCCATGGTCATTGAAAACACCCCAGTTGTCGCGCGATGACGAGGCGGAGCACTTCCGAGGTGCCTTCACCGATCTCGCAGAGCTTGGCGTCGCGCAGGTACCGCTCCACCGGAAACTCGTCGACATAGCCATAGCCGCCATGGATCTGAACAGCTTCCAAGGCCGCTTTCGTGGCGATTTCCGAGGCGAAAAGCTTCGCCATGGCCGCTTCTTTGGTAAAGGGCCGCCCGTTGTCTTTCAGCCAGGCCGCTTTCAGGACCATGGTGCGCGCCACTTCCACATGGGTCGCCATGTCGGCGAGCTTAAAGGCGATGGCCTGAAACTTGGCGATGGGCTGCCCGAACTGGGTCCGCTCCCTGGCATATTTGAGGGCTGCCTCCAATGATGCTTGGGCGATGCCGACAGCCAACGCTCCGATGGCGATGCGCCCGCCATCCAAGACTTTGAGAAACTGCTTAAAGCCGAGCCCCCGTTGCCCCAAGAGGTTGGCTTCCGGCACCTTCACATCGTCGAAAAAAAGTTCACAGGTGTTGGAAGCGCGCATGCCCAGCTTCTGGTAGCGGGAGCGGACGGTGTATCCCGGCGTGCCTGTCGGAATGATGATCGAACTGATCGAGCCGTAGACACCTCCCTTGTCTGTCACCGCCGTGGCAACGACACAACCGGCATGGTCGGCATTGGTGATCCAGCACTTGCTCCCATTGATCACCCATTGGCCGTCCTCCAAACGGGCCTTTGTCTGCGTGCCGCCAGCGTCGGATCCGGCATTGGGCTCTGTCAGACCGAAGGCGCCGAGAAAATCGCCGCGACAGAGGGGCGGCAACCACTTTTGTTGCTGTTCTTTGGCGCCGAAGAGGTAGAAGGGCGCGCAGCCCAGGGAGATGTGGGCCGCGTAGGAAAGGGCCGTTGCGGCGCAACACCGGGCGATCTCTTCAACCGCCAAGGCGTAAGAGATGGTGTCCCCGCCGGCGCCGCCCACCTCTTCCGAGAAAGGCAAACCCAGTAGCCCCAATTCCCCCAACTGACGAAAGATCGCGCTGGGAAACTCGCCCGTCTTATCGCGCGCCGCCGCCCCCGGCGCGATCTGCCCCTGGGCAAATTCCCTCGCCAGTTTCTGCACCGCCTGCTGCTCAGGAGAAAGGGCAAAGTGCACAGCCACACACCTCCATGTTTATTTAGAAATTTCTGAAAATTTTAGATTGACGGCTACACCGGCCTTTTACACCGGTGTGACCGCATGTTTTCGCTGGGAAAAGGCGACTTTCTTGCTTCGATAGAGAGCAAATCGCCGGAGCAATTCCTCTCTCAGCCGTTCCGGCTGCACGACGGCGTCGACAACCAGTTCAGACGCCAAGTGGGCCAGGCAGATGTCCTCCTGGTACTCCTTGCGGCGCGCCTCGATGAAGGTCGACCGGTCTTCCGGCGGAAGCTCTGCGATTTTTTTCGAGTAAACAGCGTTTACCGCTGCCTCAGGACCCATGACGGCGATGCTGGCCGTCGGCAGGGCCAGGCAGGCGTCCGGTTCGAAGGCAGGGCCGCACATGGCGTAAAGGCCGGCCCCGTAGGCTTTGCGAACGACGACAGAGATCTTGGGAACGGTTGCCTCCGAGATGGCGCAGATCAACTTGGCGCCGTGACGGATGATGCCGGCCCGCTCCACTTTCGTTCCGATCATAAAACCGGGCACATCCATCAAAAAGAGCAAAGGAATGTTAAAGGCGTCGCAGAGTTGCACGAACCGGGTCGCTTTATCGGCGGAATCGATAAAGAGCACACCGCCCTTCACCCGCGGCTGGTTGGCGATGATGCCGACGGTTTTTCCGCCGAGCCGAGCCAGCCCCGTGATCACCTCTCCGGCAAAGAGTTTTTTCATCTCCAGAAAACTCCCGCCGTCGACGATCGCGTCGATGAGTTCCTTCATATCAAAAGGGGCGTTGATATTGGCCGGGATGATGTTCGTGATGGGGCGCTTGCTCTCCCTGGGCGGAAGGACCTCTGCGGGGGCAGGGACATCTTTATGATTTTGGGGGAAGTAGCCAAGATAGCGGCGGCAGATTTCAATCGCCTCGTCCTCAGTCGTAACGAGGAAATCGCCGCAACCGGAAACCGAACAGTGCATGCGGGCGCCGCCCATCTCCTCGAGGGTGACCTTCTCGCCAATGACCATTTCAGCCATGCGCGGAGACCCCAGGTACATGCTGGCGTTGCCTTCCACCATGATGACGATGTCACAGAAGGCGGGGATGTAAGCGCCGCCTGCGGCGGAGGGGCCAAAGAGCAGGCAGATCTGGGGCACCCTGCCGGACAGCATCACCTGGTTGTAGAAGATGCGTCCGGCGCCTCTGCGACCGGGAAACATCTCCACCTGATCGGTGATCCGGGCGCCAGCCGAATCGACAAGGTAGATGATCGGGATATTCAAGTCCAAGGCCGTCTCCTGCAACCGCAGGATTTTTTCGACGGTCCACTGGCCCCAACTCCCCGCTTTGACAGTGGAGTCGTTGGCCATGACACAGACCGGTCGGCCTTGGATGGCGCCGACCATGCAAATGACACCGTCAGCGGGCAGATCCGCCTCCAGGCAGTTGGCTAAGAGCCCATCTTCAACAGCGCTCCCGGGATCGAGCAGCCGGGCGATCCGCTCGCGGGCAAAGAGCTTGCCCAGGCGGGCATTGGCTTCATGGTATTTGCCGGCGCCGCCGGCATAGACGTTCTCCATCCGTTCATCGAGACGGGGCTTTTGCGCACTCGCCATAGGTCTCCTCCCCCCTCATTCCCCCCGAAACTGGGGCGATCGCTTTTCCCGAAAGGCCTGCAGCGCTTCCGTCCGATCGGCCGTTGGGATGCAGACCTCATAAGCCTTGCTCTCCATGGCCAATCCCGTGTGCAGTTCCGTTTCGACACCGTAATTGATGACGTATTTCGCTTGTTGCAACGCAACAGGGCCGTTTCGCAGGATCTCTTCGGCCAATGCCTCGACAGCCGGCATCAATTCCGCTCCCGGAACGACCCGGTTGATGAGACCGATTTGAAGCGCCTCCTCGGCATTGACTACACGGGCCGTAAAGATCAGCTCTTTTGCCCTGCCGGCGCCGATGAGACGGCTGAGCCGCTGGGTGCCGCCCGCTCCGGGGATGATCGCGAGGCGGGTTTCTGTCAGCCCTAACTGCGCATGACGGGCGGCAACTCGAATGTCAGCCGCCAAAGCCAGTTCCGTTCCTCCGCCCAGCGCGATGCCGTTGATCGCGGCGATGACCGGTTGGGGCAGCGTTTCGATGTCGTTCATCGTCTCTCGAATGGTGTATATGTACTCACGCACCTGCAACGGCGTCATGGCGGCCCGTTCCTTTAAGTCCGCGCCGGCGCTGAAGGCTTTTTCGCCGGCGCCGGTAAAGACAAGCAAACGGACCTGTGGTTGAAAGCGCACGGAGTGGCAGATAGATCGGATGGCCTGCAATGTCGGCAGATCCAGCGCATTCATGACCTCGGGCCGGTGGATCGTCACCGTAGCCACATGGTCTTGTAGGCGAACCTGGACCGTGGGGCTCAGGCTCTTCACATTGGCGCTCATTCCAGAATCATAAGGACATCGCCTTCGTTGACAAAGTCCCCCTCGACCACCCTGACTTCCACGACAGTCCCCGCCGCTTTGGCTTGCACGGGGATCTCCATCTTCATCGATTCCAGGATTACCACGTCTTGATCAGGCTGCACCACCGCCCCTGATCTCACTTCGACACGAAACACGGTGCCGGTCATATCGGCGAGTATCTCTTTCATCCCTTTCGCTCCCCCCATTTTTCGATCGTCCTCTTTTGTCTTTGCTCCTCTACTTTCGGTTATGCTTATGCGTTTTTTCCATTTTTTTGATCCGGCGTATTTCTTCTCTTTACTCGCACAGACAGGGATATCGCGCAGCCTTTCTTTCTCTTTATTGCTTTCTTCCCAGTCGTTCTTGCAAGAAACGGGTTGTGACCCGCCCAGCCAGGAATTCCTCATGGACCAACAATTCCTGCAACAGGGGCAGATTCGTCTGAATCCCCTCAATGACGATACCGGGCAGCATCGCTTTCCATCTCTCCAGCGCGTCCTGCCGGCTTTCCCCGTGAACAATGACCTTGGCGATCAATGGATCGTAGTAAGGGGTGATCCGGCTGCCCGTGGTAACCCAGGTATCGACGCGGACACCCGGCTCATCAGGGAAGCGAAATTCTGTAATGACTCCCGGCGAAGGGGCAAAACTGAGAGGGTTCTCGGCGTATAGGCGAAATTCGATGGCATGGCCGTTTGGCCCAATCGCGTCCTGGGTCCATGCCAACGGTTCTCCCGCCGCGATGCGAATCTGCTCCTGCACGATGTCGACGCCGGTCACCATCTCAGTCACCGGATGCTCCACCTGCAGCCGGGTGTTCATCTCAAGAAAATAAAAGCGCCCGCCTTCATCGACGAGAAACTCCATCGTTCCTGCGTTGACATATCCCAGCGCCTTGGCGGCGTGAACAGCCGCCTTCCCCATCCGCTCGATGACTTCCTGCGACAGGCGTGGCGCCGGGGCTTCCTCCAACACCTTCTGATTGCGCCGTTGGATGGAACATTCCCGTTCCCCCAGGTGTATGGTATTGCCGTGCTGATCGGCCAGCAGCTGGATCTCCACATGGCGACAGGCGTTGAAGTATTTCTCGATGAAGACCGTCCCGTTGCCGAAGTACCGGGCCGCCCGATTGGCGCAGGCATCCCAGGCCTTCGCCAGTTCCGTTTCGTTTTTGGCGATCTGCATGCCGATACCGCCGCCGCCGGCGGCTGCTTTGACGATGACGGGATAGCCCACCGATTCGGCAATCCGGCGGACCACCTTAAATTCCGTTACCGGTTCCACCGTCCCCGGCGCAACTGGCACGCCCAGGTTCGCCATGATGTGGCGTGCCTGCACTTTATTGCCCATGTCACGAATGAGCGCCGGCGACGGTCCGATGAAGATCAAGCCGGCATCTACACACTGCTGGGCAAAGGTGTCGTTTTCCGATAACAACCCGTACCCGGGATGGATGGCGTCAGCGCCGCAGGCTAAGGCCGTTTCAATGATTTTTTTCTCCATCAGGTAGCTCTGCGCCACCGGTGGAGGCCCCAGCCGGAAGGCTTCTCCGGCTTCTTTCACATGGAGCGAGTCAGCATCGGCATCAGAATAGATGGCCGCCGTCTTGATTCCTAAGCCATGGGCGGCCTTGATCACCCGTAGGGCGATCTCGCCCCGGTTTGCCACCAAAAGCTTCTTGAACAACCGCTCACCTCCGGAATGAAGCTTCCACACTCTGTCGTTGACTCCAGTTGCAGCGACTAGGCCACAACAAGAGCACAGTCACTATTTTAATAATTTTCAAAAAATTTTGTCAACAGTTTGGCTGCGTTTCGAAAGGTTTTTTCTGCTTTTGCTCGTATATTACGCCTTAGTAGTTTTTACCAAGGAAGGGCGACCGATTAATGAACCTTTTGTGGAGGTATGGAGATGAAAAACCTGGATTGGGACAAGGAGCAACTCTCCAAATTCATCGAAGACTTGGCCAAACGCTGGCTGGCCCATGACGGCCTGTGGTTTCAAGCCGTCGAGAAGAAATACGGCATGGAAGCCGCCATGGAAGCCGATGCCGCCGCGTGGGCGCGCTTTAGTCCCATTGAGGCTCAGCGGATCAAAGCCTTCCTGGGATTGCCGGAGCAAGGCGGTCTCGACGCCCTGGAACAGGCGCTGCAATACCGGCTCTACGCCTTCATCAACGAACAATCGATCGTCCGCGAATCGCCGGACAAGCTCATTTTTCGAATGATCGACTGCCGCGTCCAGTCAGCGCGGGAGAGGAAAAAGATGGACCTCTTCCCTTGCAAAGAGGTTGGCATCGTCGAATATAAAACATTTGCCCAGGCCATCGACCCCCGGATTGAGACGCGCTGCCTGCAATGCCCGCCCGATCCGAAAAGCGATTGCTATTGCGCGTGGGAATTTACACTAAAATCCTTTTAGATATGGCCCCAGAAGTTAGAGATATAAAATTTCCTGGGAAAATAATTCTATCAACTTATTGCCGCAAACACCTCGTTATTGTATTCTCATATTAGAAAATCATCCGATGTTCCATCTACGTTTGCACTGAGAAAAGGAGGGGACCTTCATGGCGAGTTCGGAGAAGTTCACCGAGAACCCCATATCCGGTATTCCCTATGTAGACCTGAAAATCAGCGTAAAGCAAGTAGAGGAGTTTATTCACAAAAAACAGATTCCTTCAATCGATCATCTTGTAGCGCTCCACACCATGAAAGGTGTAGACGCTGTAAAAACAGCACCAATGGACCGACATATTTCCTTACAACTAAAAAACGGGGGCTTGAAAATCCCCCATCTGCACCTCAATGATCACATTTATATGCTCGATCAAGAACAATGGAGAGAGTTTTCCGGCATGATGCTGGCCAAAGTGAAGGAAAAAATCGCTCAGACCAATTCCGTATCCTTTGAACAGCTCGCGGAACTCTCCTCTGTAACGGGAAAACTAACATAATCAACCGAAAACCAGGGATGTGACAACCTCCCTGGTTTGTTTATGGACCAAGAAAGGGAACACGATGAAGTACACGCTCTTAATCACCCAAGAATGCAACTTGGATTGTCCTTACTGTTACATACAAAAGCGCCCTACTATTATGACCATCGAAGTAGCCGAAAAAATCATTGACTTCATCTATGGCAACACCCCAACCGGAGAAAAAATCGATATCGGATTTTTCGGCGGTGAGCCGCTTCTAGCCTTTGAACGGATTCAAGAGGTCACCGCCTTGATCGAATCCCATCGTTCCTACAGAGACTACCCCATTGAACTCAGCATCGTTAGCAATGGCACGATTTTTTCGGATGCCATCGCCGCATTTTTGAACGATCATGACATCAGCTTTTGTATCAGTTGTGATGGCCCCGGTAAGTTGCAGAATCTGGCGCGAAGCTTTCACAGTGGCGATGCTACATCAGCTATTGTGGAAGCAACCATCGAACAAGCCAGAGAAAAACTGCCGATTCTTTTGGTTAATGCAGTCTATGGGCCTCAGACGTTTCGTGCATTGCCGCACACGGTTGAATATTTCCGTTCCCTCGGATTAAAGCGGATTTTTCTAAATCCCGATTTTTCAGCGCCATGGACGCAGGTCGACGCGAACGACATTGCTTCCGTATATGAACAAATCGCGGCTATCTATATAGATAGCTACCGAAAAGGAAGTCCGCTCTACATCAGCCTGATCGATGGCAAAATCGCTACCATCTTGCGTGGCGGCTATCAAAGGGAAGAACGTTGCCAAATGGGAATAAAAGAGTTTGCCTTTACACCAGAAGGCAACATCTTCCCCTGTGAACGCCTGGTTGGCGACGGCGCCGCTGACAATGGGCACTGCATCGGTCATATCGATCGGGGGCTCCTATTGAATAAGATGACCTGTCACGTCCATCCCGCTGAAGCCATCAACAGGACCTGCAACACCTGTGGTTTGCGCGACTATTGCATGAATTGGTGCGGTTGCTCGAATTATCAATCGTCAGGATATTACAACAAGGTTGGTCCTTTTACCTGTGCATCAGAAAAAGCCGCCATTACCGTTGCGATAAATGCATATCAGTTACTGGAACAGGAACTGGGGGCAACCTTTTTTGAGCATCTGGCAGGCATACCGAGCATGAATGCTCGGTGACGCTCCCCTGCTAATCAAAGTCATACCATCGAATCCGTCAACATTAAAGCTGAAACTTGGCTACCTCCACAATCAGTTCCTGGGCGAGTTTCGCCAGCGCTTGACTGGAAGCGGCGATCTCTTCCATGGAAGCCACCTGTTCCTCTGTCGCCGCAGAGACATTTTGCGTTTCTGCGGCTGCTTTTTGGCTTTGCTTTTCGATCTGCCGCATCGCTTCCACGATCTGATCACTTCCAGCCACCAGTCGCTGAACGGCAACGGAAATATCTTTCGTCCGACTTGCTCCCTCTGTAACCAAATCGGCGATTTCCCGGAATACATCCCCAGCAGCGTGAACAACCTCTGCCCCTTTATGCACCTCCCGTGTTCCGTTGTTCATCGTTACCACTGCCTTAGCCGTGTCCGCTTGGATTTGATCGATCAACATCGCGATTTTCTTCGCCGCCTCTTCTGACTGTTCGGCAAGTTTTCTCACCTCATCCGCCACAACTGCAAAACCTCTTCCCTGATCGCCCGCCCTTGCTGCCTCAATGGCAGCGTTAAGGGCCAACAGGTTGGTTTGACTGGCAATGCCGGCGATGGTGTCTACGATTTGTCCGATCTCTTGGGAACGCTCGCCCAGTTTTGTGACAACAATGGACGATCCGGTAATGGTATTTTCGATCTGGTTCATCTGGGAAACCGCTTTTTCCACAGAAACGCCGCCGTTCTTGGCCCGCTCTGCGGCCTCTGTTGTCTGGGATGCGACTTCATTGGCCCGCGTAGCGACTTGTAGTATGCCTGCGGACATCTGCTCAACCACGTTCGATGTTTTGTTGGCCGCTGTTAATTGCTCCGTCGCGCCGTTTGCCACATCGACGACCGATGTAGCGATAAGGTTGCTGGCCTGAGTCGACTGTTCAGAACTCGCCGAGAGTTCTTGACTCGATGCCGCCAGCAGTTCTGACGTGTGCGCTACCTTTTGAAGCAACTGGCGCAAGTTGTTGTGCATCTCGTTGACTGCCCTTGCTACTTGCCCTAATTCGTCAGTAGAGCGAATCGCGAGGGGCGAAACAGAGAGATTTCCACTGGCGATCTCTTTGGATATGTTGACGACATCCCTCAAAGGATTCACAATCGAACGCGAGATGGCCCAACTGATGAACAGGATCAAGAACAAGGATGCCCCATTGATACTGATTAACCAACGAACGGCGGTGGCCTCCTTCTTCTTGTTCTCCTTCTCCATCTCTTCCGCTTTTTTTTCGGTGTATTCAGATAGTTCTCTAACTTTCTTGCTCAATTGCTCGCCTAATTGTTGAACATTTTTTATGTATGAAGCATAGGCCTCTTCATTTTTGTTTTGAAGAGCCAAGTCCATCACCGCTTGTCTATTCTTCCTGAACTGTTGTAATACTGCATCGCTTTCTTCCAACAACCGCTTTTGTTGCTCATCCAACGTAAACGATTTGATTCGTTGTATATTGTCATTATATTGTTTCGCCCTGTTCTGAATATCTTCGATTAAACGTTTATTTTCGCTTTCATCCTTCGTAAGCATTAATGCCAGTATGTCAGCCTGAATCACCCTTTGATGGGCGCGATTCTCCGTTAACAGTTGTACAGAGATTAATTTATCCTGATACATGTCTTCAAGGGCTTTATTCGATTCTTCTAGATAACTGTAACCGACTATACCGATAACCGTGCAAAAAAGGACTGATAACGCCACAAGAACGCCGATTTTTTTCGAAACACTCAGATTGCGAAACAAATTCATGAGCACTCGCCTCTTTTCCATGTGTTTTCATACAACCGAATATCGGTGCGAATATCTTTAATTAGCGATCAAAACCTGCGAAACTCCAACGAAAAAAAAATCGCGCCCCCTTCTTGTGCTTGTTTTGCCAATCACATGAACGACTACACAACAGTGGCTTGTTCATTACTTTTGTTTATGCTACTTTAAATTACTTCGTATTTGTCGGAATTTTCTTCTATTCGACCTTATTCGACATCATTTCGTAAATCCCTTTTCTTCTATAGCATTCTACACATGTCATCATCACGTTTCTTTGGACTTTTGACGAAAAGCCTGGCGCCCCTTCGCCAGGCTTTTCGCGCACATGATTTTTGATCTCCGAGAAACACTATCAGCACTAAGGCGGCTTTCAGGAGTGAGTCTCATGGCCCGCGCAACGAACAAGATCAGGTGATGTGATGAGATGGAAGCAGTGGCTGTCAGGTTGGAGAAGACACGCCAAATGGTGGCAACTTGGACTGTTCGCGGCTGTGATCGCCGTAGGGATCGGCGTTCTGATTGGACGTCAACCCCTAAAAGGGCTCGTTTATGCCCTAGATCGGCCTGAATTATGCGCGTCTTGTCATGTGATGGAGCCCCACTATGAATCGTGGTACCATTCGGCTCACCGGACGGTCAACTGCAATGATTGTCACACGCCGCACAATTTTATCGGCAAGTGGTTCACCAAAGCGAGGGCCGGGATCGTGGACACATGGGTTTACTTCATCGGCCCCATGCCGGCGCAGTTTCGGGCCAAGTCGCACACCCTGGAGATCCTGCAAGACAACTGCATCCGTTGCCATGAAACGTTCGTCAGTCGCATCGGCGATACACGCCGAGGCGGCGGTCTCTATTGCTTTTCCTGTCACCGCGATGTGCCCCATGGCGTTCAAACCGGGTTAAGCCCCAATCCCAGAGATCTAGAGATGCATCGATGAGCGAAGGGAAGCCATGAAGCAAACGGGAACCACCATGTGGAAACAACTCAGGAAATGGAGAGAAGTCATGCAACAGAAGCAACTCATAAGCATGATCCTGCATCGGATGAGAAAGACGCGCTCAAAAGCAGCAGAGAACATCTCATCGGTGTTGAACGTTAAGACCTCCATTTTGCTTGTATGGTCGGCGCTGTTCGTCGCCGTCTCTCTTTCACCGGGCTGCACCAGCCAGTCAAAAAGGCAAATGGAACCGCAAAACATAGAGATTGGGGAATTTGAGGCTGACCCGGCTGTCTGGGGCAAGCGCTACCCCGACCATTACGATTCCTACCTGAAGAACAACCAGATCTCTCGAACGGAATACGGCGGTTCGGACAAGTATTCCAAGCTGGAGCGCGAGCCGCTCCTCAAGATCCTCTTCAACGGTTACAGCTTTTCCAAGGAATATAACGAGGACCGGGGTCACACCTATGCCCTCGAAGACATCCGCATGATCGACCCGGCCCGCAAGAGCGCCGGCACCTGCATCACCTGCAAGACGGCCAACTTCAAGGAACTCTATCAGAAGTACGGAGAGACCTACTACACCCAGCCAATCACACAACTTCTGGAGGAATCGAAGCATCCCACCAACTGCATCGACTGCCATGATCCCAAGA comes from Heliomicrobium gestii and encodes:
- a CDS encoding acyl-CoA carboxylase subunit beta, which codes for MASAQKPRLDERMENVYAGGAGKYHEANARLGKLFARERIARLLDPGSAVEDGLLANCLEADLPADGVICMVGAIQGRPVCVMANDSTVKAGSWGQWTVEKILRLQETALDLNIPIIYLVDSAGARITDQVEMFPGRRGAGRIFYNQVMLSGRVPQICLLFGPSAAGGAYIPAFCDIVIMVEGNASMYLGSPRMAEMVIGEKVTLEEMGGARMHCSVSGCGDFLVTTEDEAIEICRRYLGYFPQNHKDVPAPAEVLPPRESKRPITNIIPANINAPFDMKELIDAIVDGGSFLEMKKLFAGEVITGLARLGGKTVGIIANQPRVKGGVLFIDSADKATRFVQLCDAFNIPLLFLMDVPGFMIGTKVERAGIIRHGAKLICAISEATVPKISVVVRKAYGAGLYAMCGPAFEPDACLALPTASIAVMGPEAAVNAVYSKKIAELPPEDRSTFIEARRKEYQEDICLAHLASELVVDAVVQPERLREELLRRFALYRSKKVAFSQRKHAVTPV
- a CDS encoding acetyl-CoA carboxylase biotin carboxyl carrier protein subunit; the encoded protein is MKEILADMTGTVFRVEVRSGAVVQPDQDVVILESMKMEIPVQAKAAGTVVEVRVVEGDFVNEGDVLMILE
- a CDS encoding acyl-CoA dehydrogenase family protein; this encodes MHFALSPEQQAVQKLAREFAQGQIAPGAAARDKTGEFPSAIFRQLGELGLLGLPFSEEVGGAGGDTISYALAVEEIARCCAATALSYAAHISLGCAPFYLFGAKEQQQKWLPPLCRGDFLGAFGLTEPNAGSDAGGTQTKARLEDGQWVINGSKCWITNADHAGCVVATAVTDKGGVYGSISSIIIPTGTPGYTVRSRYQKLGMRASNTCELFFDDVKVPEANLLGQRGLGFKQFLKVLDGGRIAIGALAVGIAQASLEAALKYARERTQFGQPIAKFQAIAFKLADMATHVEVARTMVLKAAWLKDNGRPFTKEAAMAKLFASEIATKAALEAVQIHGGYGYVDEFPVERYLRDAKLCEIGEGTSEVLRLVIARQLGCFQ
- a CDS encoding enoyl-CoA hydratase-related protein; protein product: MKSLSPTVQVRLQDHVATVTIHRPEVMNALDLPTLQAIRSICHSVRFQPQVRLLVFTGAGEKAFSAGADLKERAAMTPLQVREYIYTIRETMNDIETLPQPVIAAINGIALGGGTELALAADIRVAARHAQLGLTETRLAIIPGAGGTQRLSRLIGAGRAKELIFTARVVNAEEALQIGLINRVVPGAELMPAVEALAEEILRNGPVALQQAKYVINYGVETELHTGLAMESKAYEVCIPTADRTEALQAFREKRSPQFRGE
- a CDS encoding radical SAM/SPASM domain-containing protein, whose amino-acid sequence is MKYTLLITQECNLDCPYCYIQKRPTIMTIEVAEKIIDFIYGNTPTGEKIDIGFFGGEPLLAFERIQEVTALIESHRSYRDYPIELSIVSNGTIFSDAIAAFLNDHDISFCISCDGPGKLQNLARSFHSGDATSAIVEATIEQAREKLPILLVNAVYGPQTFRALPHTVEYFRSLGLKRIFLNPDFSAPWTQVDANDIASVYEQIAAIYIDSYRKGSPLYISLIDGKIATILRGGYQREERCQMGIKEFAFTPEGNIFPCERLVGDGAADNGHCIGHIDRGLLLNKMTCHVHPAEAINRTCNTCGLRDYCMNWCGCSNYQSSGYYNKVGPFTCASEKAAITVAINAYQLLEQELGATFFEHLAGIPSMNAR
- the nrfH gene encoding cytochrome c nitrite reductase small subunit, encoding MRWKQWLSGWRRHAKWWQLGLFAAVIAVGIGVLIGRQPLKGLVYALDRPELCASCHVMEPHYESWYHSAHRTVNCNDCHTPHNFIGKWFTKARAGIVDTWVYFIGPMPAQFRAKSHTLEILQDNCIRCHETFVSRIGDTRRGGGLYCFSCHRDVPHGVQTGLSPNPRDLEMHR
- a CDS encoding acetyl-CoA carboxylase biotin carboxylase subunit, with the protein product MFKKLLVANRGEIALRVIKAAHGLGIKTAAIYSDADADSLHVKEAGEAFRLGPPPVAQSYLMEKKIIETALACGADAIHPGYGLLSENDTFAQQCVDAGLIFIGPSPALIRDMGNKVQARHIMANLGVPVAPGTVEPVTEFKVVRRIAESVGYPVIVKAAAGGGGIGMQIAKNETELAKAWDACANRAARYFGNGTVFIEKYFNACRHVEIQLLADQHGNTIHLGERECSIQRRNQKVLEEAPAPRLSQEVIERMGKAAVHAAKALGYVNAGTMEFLVDEGGRFYFLEMNTRLQVEHPVTEMVTGVDIVQEQIRIAAGEPLAWTQDAIGPNGHAIEFRLYAENPLSFAPSPGVITEFRFPDEPGVRVDTWVTTGSRITPYYDPLIAKVIVHGESRQDALERWKAMLPGIVIEGIQTNLPLLQELLVHEEFLAGRVTTRFLQERLGRKQ
- a CDS encoding DUF6125 family protein; translated protein: MKNLDWDKEQLSKFIEDLAKRWLAHDGLWFQAVEKKYGMEAAMEADAAAWARFSPIEAQRIKAFLGLPEQGGLDALEQALQYRLYAFINEQSIVRESPDKLIFRMIDCRVQSARERKKMDLFPCKEVGIVEYKTFAQAIDPRIETRCLQCPPDPKSDCYCAWEFTLKSF
- a CDS encoding methyl-accepting chemotaxis protein, with amino-acid sequence MNLFRNLSVSKKIGVLVALSVLFCTVIGIVGYSYLEESNKALEDMYQDKLISVQLLTENRAHQRVIQADILALMLTKDESENKRLIEDIQNRAKQYNDNIQRIKSFTLDEQQKRLLEESDAVLQQFRKNRQAVMDLALQNKNEEAYASYIKNVQQLGEQLSKKVRELSEYTEKKAEEMEKENKKKEATAVRWLISINGASLFLILFISWAISRSIVNPLRDVVNISKEIASGNLSVSPLAIRSTDELGQVARAVNEMHNNLRQLLQKVAHTSELLAASSQELSASSEQSTQASNLIATSVVDVANGATEQLTAANKTSNVVEQMSAGILQVATRANEVASQTTEAAERAKNGGVSVEKAVSQMNQIENTITGSSIVVTKLGERSQEIGQIVDTIAGIASQTNLLALNAAIEAARAGDQGRGFAVVADEVRKLAEQSEEAAKKIAMLIDQIQADTAKAVVTMNNGTREVHKGAEVVHAAGDVFREIADLVTEGASRTKDISVAVQRLVAGSDQIVEAMRQIEKQSQKAAAETQNVSAATEEQVASMEEIAASSQALAKLAQELIVEVAKFQL